GAAGCCAACCGAAGAAACATTGTTGACTTCGTTCTTTTTATATAATTATTACATTAATGTCAAAAATGGAACCGAAGCAGCAATAATGTACTTGAGGGAAGCAATTTCGATGGTCCATATATTAGGATTACATGATCCTCAGGCTTATTTGCAAATGTCTAGTGAGTCACTGCAtcgtttgaagaagacttaTTACCTACTTCTTGCAAGTGAAAGGTTCATGTGCATTGAAGATAACGTTCCAGTTATCCTCGATTCTAGTGTACCTTATCCATTGGTTGAGGATGATGAATATCCAGAATTATTAGCtggatttgttgaagttgtcaaaaTCTTTGCAATCCCTGATCGAAACTTTTTCGAAAAAATGAGTATCGCTAATAGGAGAACCGAAAATGTAAAGGATTACGAGatcttccaaaacttcttccaccTCTCTGCAACTTCATTAAGCGAGGCATGGGTAAGAGAAGTGGACAAAAAGATTAAAGGAATAACTATCGTTGATTCAATGTCAGATATACTGAAGGTTAACTTATTGCTTTCTAAAGATTGGATGAGGTCGCTAATATGGAGAATTGCTTATCAAAATGCTCTCACATCAGCACTCAGAGAGAAAGATGATTGTCTAAGCTTGAATTATCCTATGACGATCGcttatcaatttctttcaTCCACAAGCAATTTACCTGCTTTTGCATTTGAATGCAATGGGGCAGGTGTAGTTGTAAAATTATTAGATATTGCGAATGGATTGGGCGACTCAATGAACGATTTAAGTTCAATGGAAAGGACATATGACTTGTCATTATTTGAAAACGCATTAACGTCAGTTTTTTGTTTGATATCAAAGTTTAAGACAAAGGTAACTTTACCTGTCAGAATGTACCGCAAGATTGAGAATATGGTTAGTCGTTGGTCCATTCCAAGACAATTTCTGTCTTTTGAAACATCCAGGTTAAACGCAAAAATAATAGAACTTAACCAGTATGACGATATTGACATTAGTGACAACTATTATTGTAATGATGAGGAAGACCTAAATTAAACATAGCAACTGTATAATAAGATTACCATAATCTATGTTTGTTGATGAcaagaaaacgaaataACTATCATGCACAGATAGAGATAAGTATAGCAAAAAAATATAGCAAAACATTTATTCTTCTAGTAATATAAAAATTGAGTATTTAGTTTaaaattttgaattgcAAAACACCACTGTTGCACTCAAAAATAAGATTTCCAATAGTGCCGCTTCCTGATGGTTTGGATTTACCCTTCACAACTTCCACACCAGCATTCTTGCCTAAGAAGCTTACAAAATAAGGTGTCTTGAAATCTCCACTTACCTTGATTGTTAACAAATTATCTCCTTTAGAAACATCAATAGTGGTATCAATCTTTCCAAGCTTCTTACTATTTGGAATATTAGTTGAATTATTCCACGTTTTGTCAACATCAAATACGTTGAGCATAAATCTTTCATTCCAAGTGTACACAGGGTGTTCATTTTCAGCATCAGGACCAGACGTGACAATCACCGAGTTTGGACGAACTAAAATGGGCAAAGACGTATAACCATGAACTTCATTCATCCACTCGCCCACAGATGATCTAATTTTGCCATCCAAAAGACCATACCAAGAGCCCTTAGGTAAGTAGTAAGAAACCTCACCTTCATCTCCAGAAAATACAGGAGAAACCAACAA
This window of the Scheffersomyces stipitis CBS 6054 chromosome 6, complete sequence genome carries:
- the SUC1.4 gene encoding Probable sucrose utilization protein (Fungal specific transcription factor; possible sucrose or maltose fermentation regulatory protein (MAL33)~go_function DNA binding) — protein: RSKYSRPCDACAHRKVRCTDNRPCSRCIDYGISCTNTRIRKRSGPKPKIISELPFSNNISTSPKGTSQYLTIFIPIDDLYPFLQFFQTWYYGLWPVLSVGSLITNLTTITDRRSLNKQTSPYYSLGLALCAAISGQFAFLSKSSDLPHMTTTVSASQLARAALNVRETFDHRMKPTEETLLTSFFLYNYYINVKNGTEAAIMYLREAISMVHILGLHDPQAYLQMSSESSHRLKKTYYLLLASERFMCIEDNVPVILDSSVPYPLVEDDEYPELLAGFVEVVKIFAIPDRNFFEKMSIANRRTENVKDYEIFQNFFHLSATSLSEAWVREVDKKIKGITIVDSMSDISKVNLLLSKDWMRSLIWRIAYQNALTSALREKDDCLSLNYPMTIAYQFLSSTSNLPAFAFECNGAGVVVKLLDIANGLGDSMNDLSSMERTYDLSLFENALTSVFCLISKFKTKVTLPVRMYRKIENMVSRWSIPRQFSS